AGTACCACCCAGAAGAGGCCAGCCGACTTAAGTTGGAGGCATCCAGATCCCTCAACAACCGCCTGAATGTCTTCATGTTTCTGATGGAGAACGGCTGGTTCGATAACATCTCGTTGGATATCGAACAGACTCATGCAATCATCAAGGTTCTGGATGCGGGTGAGGATTCTCTCAAATGCATCCGTATTTTTTGGGGTGGCATTTCTCTGTTTAGACCTGTACAGTTCTCCCTCTTGCCTGCGTGCAGCTGTCATAAAGATGGAAGGAGGGACGGATCATGATCTCCGCATCTTGGAATTGCCttctgaggaggaggaagaaagagAGAAATCGGCATCTGGTGGAGCTGAACCTCCCAAGAGCGACCATCATAAGAACATGGATGGCGACAGCAAACCTTCAGTGGCAAAAGACAAGaatgaaaaagtatgtttgGTTTTGATCGTACTGACAGCTTATTGTGTTGAGCGAACATTTTATGCTTGTCTTATTGCcctctaaaatgttcatttaaaagaaattgTCAACACAAGTTAGGATTTTGAATTCTGATTTATTATATTaaaccgttttttttcccacctgtcATTTGAATGAATGATTAATGAAATGTCATGGTATTTCAAAATGGCCGTGCATAATGTTGACTGTTAAACCGTCCCAAAGGATGAGAGTGATTCCGTCTCCACTGAGCGGATGGCTGCAGGAGGTGATGATGCCAAAGCAGAGGCAGAGAAGGAAGCAGCCAAAGAAGAAATGCCTGAACCAAAGAAGGTTTGTGTTATCGTCAACAACTTTTTAGGATGGAACAGAAATGTCTCACATGCTCCGTCACTATCTTGCTATGCTTTCACCAGCCGGGGAGAAAGAGGAAGCGCAGTGGAGACAGCGATGACGAAGCCAGCGCTTCTGAAAGCGATTCTGACTCTGAATCGGATTCAAACTCGGTCTGTTCTGAAAAGTCGGTGAAGAAAGACGAGGTGGAAGACAAGGAGGAGGAAGGTGGAGGTGAGAAAGACGATATAGTGAGAAGCGCAAGATTTAggtcacacattcacacaagaATCTGTTGTCTCTTATTTCATGGTTTAGAGGACCAACCGAAGCAGAATGgtgaaaaagaggaggaggagaaagtggagaaaaagaaagatgaCACTCCTAGACCACGGCCTCTCCACAAGACTTGCTCGCTCTTCATGAGGAGCATCGCGCCTTCAATTTCCAAGGCTGAGATTTTAGCTGTGAGTTGAGCCAGCACTCATTGCTGTTCACTGATTGTACATTTCCTTTCAGCATacttatgaggtttttttttgtttttttttaatccacttcTAGCTATGTCGCCGCTATCCCGGCTTCCTCCGCGTCTGCTTGGCTGACCCCCATCCAGAGCGCAGGTTAGTTGTGTAAAAGCAGACTCCTGCTGTCTCCCCTCGCTCGCTCTTCTGTTCCTTCGTGTTTCTATTCAGGGCTAACTTGACTTACAAGTTAAATTTGATCCTTTGACCAagctcataataataatagtaataataatatttatttacttttttttttttattattaatcaaggaatcagataaaaaaaaaaagacatttaatatTGACCATGTGGAAACAAAGTTCACAatcaataatgaaaaataattactgaTTTGATAGTCAATATAAATAATTACTATATTTGCACCTCTACTTTATATACAttgaatcaaatcaattttgtccattgaaattatttaaaaggCTAAAATCCATTTAAgcccccccaaataaaacgcAATTTAATTTTGCATCAAGGAATATTGCACAGGATTAGAATGTGTATGCCTATAAAtgggaatgaaaataaataaatacactttataAAACCAGGTTAAGCACTCAAGTCACCCTCACGTACCTCACGTTCTAAGGGACATGGCCTTCTGAGTGGCATTAATAGCTGGAATTTGTCAGCTTGGCTGTTTACCGACAGGTTAGTTCAGAGTGATTGTCCATCTGCTCCATAGTCCTTgtgagtgtttttattttgtatgtgtTTGACTGCCATTCATTAAATGGTTGAAAGTACTTGGATGACTGTGGCACTCCACACTTAAAATGCGGATAACTTGCTAAGAGCACAAAGCAAAAAAGTACCCATGTCAAACGAAACTGAATGCCCTTGCAGGTTTTACAGACGCTGCTGGGTGACTTTTGACCGCAGCGTCAACATCAAAGAGGTGTGCTGGAATCTTCAGAACATTCGTGTAAGTGAATTGAACGCCGTCCTTAATTGCAGTTGCTTTTTAATTGTGGCAGAGTCGCGTTATTGGACTGTTAATCGTCTCGACTGTACCCTTTCACAGCCGCGTGACTGTGAGTTGGCCCCCAGTGTGAACAGGGACCTTGTGCGGCGGGTACGCAACGTGAACGGCATCACTCAGCACAAGCAGGTGCTCCGTAACGacatcaaaatggctgccaaactcattcactccttgGACGATAAAGGAGAATTGTGGTGCAACCCGCCTCAGGAAGAGGGCCAAAGCACAGAAGTAAttcgttgtttgtttttgtacataccaATATTTAACAAGAGATATCAGATGGCCTTTgtaactgttttaaattgtgtttgtcAATTCAGAAGACTCAAAATCCCATCTTGAAGAATATCACTGATTACCTGATAGAGGAGGTTAGCGCTGAAGAGGAGGAGCTCTTGGGGTCCTCTGGTGGGATGGATCAAGAAGACAATGTCAAGGATGGCCACTCGACAGAGATGACTGTGGAGAAGGATGAGAAACTTGCCAAGGTTTGCTTGGAGCACTTTAAGGCTTACCTTAGGTTTTATTGATTTCCTGCTTTCTAATGTTTGCTCCTTGCTTAGGTTTTGGACCATTTGATTCTGTATCTGCGCATTGTGCATTCCATCGATTACTACAATGCTTGTGAATACCCGAGTGAGGACGAGATGCCCAACCGCTGCGGCATGATCCACGTCCGTGGGCCGGTCCCGCCGAACCGCATCTCTCAAGGAGAAGGTCGGTGCCTTGTGTCAATCCAAAGCAAGGGGTGTTTATGTatgaaataaaagcaaaattgtgttttgctttcAAAAGGATTCCCTCAGTTCAACAAATTGTCATTACAATTAAGCAGTCTTACTCATGTCTCCACTAGTGCAACAATGGCAGAAGGTGTTGGAGGAGAAGCTGAGTTctttgtattgtacaaaagaaaCCCTGTCCGAGGAAGAGGCGGAAAAAATGGGCCGCAAAGACCCTGCTGAGGAGATGGAGAAGTTTATTTCTGCCAACACGCAGGAGCTCGGAAAGGACAAGTGGCTCTGTCCTCTTAGCGGCAAGAAGTTTAAGGTAACGTTTTTGTTCAGATACCACTGCAGTGGTTCTCAATCTTTTtgcacaaagttaaaaaaaaaatatatatatatttctcatCTTAAGTACTATGTTCGTGACTAAAATTCAAATATAGTGTATAAGGTCTAAGTGTTATCTAAAAATGTATGGGTGAATCTGAGCCTTTGTAAAGCCCTTTGAGCACCATATGGTGGAGGCCAGTGCAAACCATTTAAAATGAGGGAGAGATATTATAGTCAGCCATTGTAACATTATGCAGTTTTAAAGTTCCCAGCCCGAGagacaggtcacttcctgcacTGATTGCTAGCTGGCTCCACCTTTTTACATACATAAAgatatatagaaatatatacctctatatatatatatatatttttttttttacaaaatctgAGTGACCTGGCAAACTTATCTTTTTTCAAAGACTAATTTAGTGCATACAGTAATTTCAATTCTCATTGGTGTTTGATTGGTTCAGGGTCCAGAGTTTGTGCGAAAACACATCCTGAACAAACACGGGGATAAAATTGAAGAGGTGAAAAAGGAGGTGGTGTTTTTCAACAATTTCCTGCTGGATGCCAAGAGGCCGTCTCTCCCGGAGATGAAACTTCCTCCTCTTCCAGCACCGGGCCAAGGTGGGCTGTCAGCAGTTGACTGATCACTTCCGATTACAATGTTGCTCATAAAGGGTGGACTGAATGAAAGGATCGTCTGAGTCTTTCAACAACACGAgaaaatttttttccccttgtcatTTGTTACTATAGGATTGCTGTCTCCAATGCCGTTTTCTCCTCAAGGCCCCCAGGTTCCAATGGGCTTTGTTCAGCCCCGCCCCCCACTTATGGGTTATGCTGGTATGTTCTTGACTCATTGATTAGCGGCTTTTCATATTTGTGGATAGTGGCATCTAATTCCATCCCTGTTTGCAGGCGTACCCCCTTATCCCCCCAACCATTTTGGAGGGGGGCGAGGAAACTACGACAACTTCCGCGGACAAGGCGGCTATCTTGGGAAACCCCGCAACCACAGGTAAGACCACAATCTGAAAAGTCCTTGCACACTTGAGTCCCATGTATTCATGATCGTTTTGGggctttttttcctcctattCCTATTGATTTTAGAATGTCACGGGGTGACCCACGAAACATCATTGAATATCGGGATTTGGATGCACCAGACGATATGGATTTCTTTTAGAAGGTTCCCTTGGCCCTGTTAGTCCTCATTTCTTGCCCACGTGTGCTGTAGtggttttgttattgtttcatCTTGTAATGATTGTGGAAGTATAATGAACTCTGATGTACACAGTTACTCAATAAAGCTCTCGACTCCTCACATTTATCTGCATTCAAGGCTGCAAGATGCACGCCACAAAGATCAAAATTCAACAATGAAGCTTTACATCTTTCAGTGAGTCAAAATTCGATTTGTTGAATTTTCTTTGTAGATTATGAATCTTTTTTTCATACCCTGCTGATTTGTTTTGTGAACCCTCTAACCCTGATTGCATGCCGTAGTGGTGAGGTATGGGGGCCCTCTACTGGGTAACATGAACTACTGCATAGTGCATACAGTCAtaagaaatgtttaataatTAGTGAAATATGTCCAACACACCTTAAAATAAAGTGGTCATTTAGTCAGAAATTATGTTCAACTCCTAGTTATCTTAAAAATGCCCTTGAGTTAAAGTTTGACCCACCTGGCACTGGCTATGCTAAATTCTCACATTTCACAGCGGTAGTGTGAAGGGATTAACATgatttcattttaaacacaCTCACATGGTCATTTAGTCCATTGATGCAGGTCATGAGGAAGCAAAATCTCTACATTAAACAAAGCTTGTGACTCTCTGATAGTCCACAGCTGACCTTGTGCTCATGGAATAAATCCAACAGGGCGTCCATGTACAGTTTATGATAGTGCTCGACCTCCTCCTCGGTGGGGGCGATGCGCTGGGGTACAGGGATGGGACTTCCCACTGGATAAGAGGATAAGGGAATAAACCGGGTGCAGCACGCGACTTCCACTTTATGGAACTAAACACTCACCCACTGTGGTGATGGGAGTCCTGGAGGGCAGCACCGCCCAGCGTTCGCCGATGAACAGGCAAGGGGCGAAACCCATGATCTTTTTGAACAGGGCCTGAAACCTTCGACCCCATGAGCCCTCTGAGAACGTCACCTGCTGGAAGAGCTCAGTTTCGCCGAAGGAGTAAACGGGCACCAAGTCAGCCCTGAGGAAGTTGAGCGTATGTTACCATATTACAATGCTGCTCCCTGGTgagtatctgtttttttttttttcttacccatACTCGAGCGCTAATCTGACAAAGCCTTTTCTCTGCTTCACGAGAACTGTTTGTACTCCCGGATGGGAGGCCAGTGACTCTGCAGCGCCCCCTATCACAATCACCACAGCATTTCCTGTGCCACTCTTGGACAGAAGGTGGCCAAGGCTTGGCTTGCTGACTGGACACAGGCCTGTTTAAACAAAGTAAGAATGTAAGCAtcattcacttttatttatagaGCTATTGACACAATCGATCGTGATATTAAGTACCCGCGGCCATGATGTATTCCCTAAAGAGCGGGATCCGGAAGAGTCCGGCCAGTATGGCCAGGGAGACGTACATCCCAGGGAAAGCCTCCGAAAAGCCGCAGCACTCTATGTTGAAGCAACCAAATGCTCCTACGCTCATTATACCGTGCGGATGACAGCCGAGGATGTAGTTTTTGTTTGGGTTCAGCTCGGCCGTCTTCACCAGCTAAACAAGACAATGGTCACTTACAAGTGGATTAGTTGTCATTAAACTTTAGAGGTAGcatgtgcatttaaaaaatgcaaaagtGAGTTTTACCTTGAGAGGAAAATAATTTCTGTAGTGTTCCCAAACCTTCCACCTCCTCACCGATGGCTTTCTCCTGCCACCTGGTAgacaatgttttatttaaatattctttttgagtaatataaaatagtatcatttcATAGTTGGTCTTTGCATGGATTATAAATGATTTGAATAGCCATattcaacctttgttttatttgtttgtttgttttttagagaTTAATGGAGTCTTATATTTCAAACTACAAATCAGAAATTCCATCTGAGTGCTGAGCGGTACGGttgccaggggaaaaaaaaaaaaagaagcttaaaTGTAGGTTAATATATTGCATAATAAATCCCCAGATACCACGCAAATGAGCAGCTCTTTTGAAAAATGCTATAAATCCGCGAGTGAgtgaaattacatttattttacaagACCTGCCTATTTTAACGTGTTATCCTGTTAAAACAACTCACTGGGTTGGTCTGGGTTCATTTTTCTGTCTATGATCTCTCTTTTAAGGCCAATATATCGCCAAAACCAAAAATTCTTCTGACTGATAAAATAATTCACCCACTTCTAATAAGCTTATCTAGTCTGAATTAGTTAAGATATGGTATACagtgatggaaaaaaatatggaacccaTCGTCTGCTATTTGCTGAAATTGTCGTCTATTCACTGTTTTTGTGCTCGGGTCCAAGCAAAGGCATTACTTTGCATTTAACATACCGTGTTTTGTGGCAGCCCTTGAATGCAGCCCACACGCATCAAAAGTGAAACTATATCTATATTCCTCCTTATTTTGCCTGTATTACATAACATTTATGATTGTCTGTAAATGCCAAAAAGTGACTTCAGTGACCAAATGTCATTTgtgtaaaaatgtgtttgtttgggtttttttttgtgtgtgtgttgaataATAAACATAACCTGCAATGTCAGTAATTTCCGTTTACCTTTCTCAGGCGTGTGCCAGTCGATCACAAGCCATATGAAGTACAGAGTGGGAAGCAGCCACAGTGATGTAAACATGAGACCCACCATCAAGATGATGCAAGTAACTCCTGAAGAAGGATGCAAAATGAATTTTACAAGCAATCCGGGCGTGCGCTCACAATAGCATAAATGTACAGATGAGGGCAACATACCCGAGAAAAGGAAGGTCAGTACCCATTGTAGAACACTTAACGCCTCTATCAAGTCCTTATTTGGGGTTTTTGGCGTCGTCATGCCGACAACCTGTGGGCTTTAAAGTTCACCACGTTTAAGACTTTCAAATCATGCGTGTTTTTCATAAAATCTTTTCTAACACTAATGTAACAGGAAGTGTGTTTAAAAACATAAGAGCAGTTATTAAAGTGAAGCAAAAGCACACGTGCAAAAAATCAAGCTGAACTGAACATTGATGGAACTtagtaaaacaaaccaaaaacgtTTTCAGTGTTATATAGACATAATAGATTGAAAAATAAgttagataaataataaaaatagattaatttaaaaaaaaaatagaattagctgaATCTATcatagtgtaaaaaaataatagatcGAAACTAAGTTGGgtagataataaataaataaataaataaataggtaaaAATTACTAGCTAAATTGACACTACAAATACAGGACAAAagataaatattgtaaaataaaatttttatatTGCAAAATAGATTGATAATAAGttaactaaataataaaaatagataaaaaaaataataataataattggctaAATTGTCCACTTCAAATATagtacaaaagaaaaagaaaagaaaaatctattgtaaaaataaataatgaatggaaaataagctggataaaaaaaaaagaagataaaataTCAACTACAAATACAGGACGAAAATActattcaattttttatttatttaattatttaaaaaaatgaaaggggacaacaagaagtaaaacttatgatataaaagagaaataaataaataaaatctgttaaccttcccccccccccccctctattAATAAgtgatttaaaatataaataccaGTAGACAAAAAAATACTTATATACGGCAAATAACGctgtaacttaaaaaaagaaaaaagaaaaaagaaaaaaaagctgctaAAATAAGCTTATGAAATGTGACCACTTCAGCTTTAAGAAATGCTCTGTATTTTGAAGAACACAAAGGCGGCATCAACCGGCTTCCTGCTGAAAAAGCTCAGGGGCAAAAGCAGAAAAGAGCATTCATTACTTTACAGCAATCATAAGAGCACAAAGCACATGAATCAAAATGGCTTCTGTGAATCTCAAATACATGCCACAATCGAGACAGTCCAGTATTTTACCTGCTAACTGCTTTTGTCGTCTTTTTGAAAGGATGTTCACAAAGCAGTGCGGCAAAATCGCCTCACGCGCTATGCACTTTGACCGGACCGAGGAGAAGCTCCTGATAACAAATCCACTCCCCCCAAGCGATCGGTGCCCGAGATAAAAACTTGCACTTTTCTAATcacaagttgttgttttgtccACTTGTCATATCTTGTGGAGACGGCACAATTTTATGGTCTGCTCCCGGTCACTAAATTCCACATTTAGTGGTTGTCATCCAACTTCAAAGCGGCTCAGACAACATTCCGGCAAAGGTTGCGGTGAAATAGATTCACTCTTTGTCTTGATGCCTCCCTTCTTACAAATACTACTACTGTTCTCAGAACAGTTTGTCTTTGAGGAATACAGAAACGAGGAGGAAGTAATGTCGCTCTTGCTTGAGGGCGTAAAGTAGGAACGTACTTCCTGCAAGATGTCAAAATACAAGCACTTTTATTGTCAAATATGTTGCACTGCTGTGAAAAATGTCGTGGGTTCTCATGTTTGCGCTTTAGAAACGTTTAAGTGCActgcatatttacaaaaatgtagtaaaatttATCAGCTTTCAAATGTGGGACCCCAATTTCAGGACCATGGACAGTCTTCTTTGTCCCCAAATCATACACACTTTGGTATATACACACGGGTGTATGGGTGGGTGTCTCAGTAAAATATTGGGCAGATatcacccccaaaaaatatattatatcgggttaccaacttttttttatgaagatgagagctacttcttggaTACCGATTAGTGCAAAGGGCTATCAAGGGCTATatgatgatgttgttgttgttgttgcagtatattttattattagggctgggagaaaaaaaaatggctaactCCCTTGGTCGACCAAAATTTCTGCCTCAATTGATGGGTGGAGCAATTACTTGCGTAATCCATGGAATGATCATTTTTACAACAtccctagaaaatcacaatgctcCATCACTGGCGAGCTATTTTTGGAACATCCCCGCgggctactcatgtggtccttggTCTACCACTGATGTACCTCCAAAAACTCCGACGTTAGagtataatttatttgtattgacttttcttttcaatttattttattcaagtgCAGAACGCTGCATTTTTGAGGTTGAAATGTTGGGTCATATTTCCCTCATATATACTGTTGATGACtattgtttatttgtatgtgcgtatatatgtacagtacatgcatgcattatagttttagtattagtattttaatattccatttttgtatttacatttttataaaaatataaatatttcgtctttttttttttttttttaaatatgctcaATTTCCTTCAATTcctcattgatttatttatacgCTCGGTGTGAATGGAATGAAGACGGATAAATCATCTTTTCACACAATGtacatttgttgttgtcaaaGCAGTAAAACTCCATCGCATTAGAGAGTAGCAACTGGCCTCACCTCATTGAAATGCCGTCACCATCAAGTTATTAATCCTGCTGATGCTTTTGTTGCCGTCCAAACACCTGTGCGGGCGGATGGTAGGCGTGAAGGAGCTTTTAACATCACATCTCGCAGGAGCCTTGGGCGGATTTGCCATCTGCCAACAAAATAATGGACGTTTTAAATGATCGTCCCTGCTCCTGATCTTAGCGCAGTATTTTTTGATTCTTTCGCCGCGTACTAGCCTGAAGTTAAGCACTCGATATCGACCAACCAGGATGGATATGTGTTGCAGTGGCTTTTAGGAAGGAAGTATTATCTTCTGCGCTCCGAGTCTAGTGCATAGACGAGTCACAATTACAGGAGCATAGTTGTGGATTTCGATTGGTGCAGATGTACCTATTATAGTGGCCTGGCAATTTATAGGTCACTTTTATGTGTATTGTACTTTTGCTTTAATTCGACGCTGTTCTGGACTTTGGTTTTGCATTAGAAGGTCCAAAGATCTTTGTGATACCCGAGTCAAGGTCCTTATCTGCTTTGCTAGCGTGCTGCCCGCACCTGTTGGCCATAAAATTAGGTGCACCTACACAAATTATAACTTCTCAAAAAGGCTTAATTAACACTGGTTATTTCACAGTGCAGTTCTTTAGTAAAATCTATGTGAGACATACAGTGAATATGTTTGTATTCAGATAGACAAGGTGGAAGGAATTATGACCAGTTCATAATAGTAAGTGTTAGtgcaaagagagaaagaaagagaaagaattgACTGCCGTATTTACAGTAATTAGCTGGCAAAACAGTTGCCAGCTAATTACTGTAAAATCAATTATtgcaatgtaaaaaatatattccttttttttttattttttttttttatttttactgtatttaaattaacttactgttattttttatggggtaaaacaaaatattaaattattaaatttatttattattaaattaaattattattgttaatttatatac
The Festucalex cinctus isolate MCC-2025b chromosome 18, RoL_Fcin_1.0, whole genome shotgun sequence genome window above contains:
- the srrt gene encoding serrate RNA effector molecule homolog, with product MGDSDDEYDRRRRDKFRRERSDYDRSREREDRHRDEWNDREWDRGRERRSRGEYRDYDRGRRERFTPPRHDMSPQHKRMRRDWDDHGGDPYRGGYDMGYGGGGPSYGPPQQWHPDMHLVQPHHGIPIQARLGNMHEMDFGPPPPIMKTFKEFLISLDDSVDETEAVKRYNEYKLDYRRQQMQDFFLAHKDEEWFRSKYHPEEASRLKLEASRSLNNRLNVFMFLMENGWFDNISLDIEQTHAIIKVLDAAVIKMEGGTDHDLRILELPSEEEEEREKSASGGAEPPKSDHHKNMDGDSKPSVAKDKNEKDESDSVSTERMAAGGDDAKAEAEKEAAKEEMPEPKKPGRKRKRSGDSDDEASASESDSDSESDSNSVCSEKSVKKDEVEDKEEEGGEDQPKQNGEKEEEEKVEKKKDDTPRPRPLHKTCSLFMRSIAPSISKAEILALCRRYPGFLRVCLADPHPERRFYRRCWVTFDRSVNIKEVCWNLQNIRPRDCELAPSVNRDLVRRVRNVNGITQHKQVLRNDIKMAAKLIHSLDDKGELWCNPPQEEGQSTEKTQNPILKNITDYLIEEVSAEEEELLGSSGGMDQEDNVKDGHSTEMTVEKDEKLAKVLDHLILYLRIVHSIDYYNACEYPSEDEMPNRCGMIHVRGPVPPNRISQGEVQQWQKVLEEKLSSLYCTKETLSEEEAEKMGRKDPAEEMEKFISANTQELGKDKWLCPLSGKKFKGPEFVRKHILNKHGDKIEEVKKEVVFFNNFLLDAKRPSLPEMKLPPLPAPGQGLLSPMPFSPQGPQVPMGFVQPRPPLMGYAGVPPYPPNHFGGGRGNYDNFRGQGGYLGKPRNHRMSRGDPRNIIEYRDLDAPDDMDFF
- the mogat3b gene encoding 2-acylglycerol O-acyltransferase 3b — translated: MTTPKTPNKDLIEALSVLQWVLTFLFSGVTCIILMVGLMFTSLWLLPTLYFIWLVIDWHTPEKGGRRKPSVRRWKVWEHYRNYFPLKLVKTAELNPNKNYILGCHPHGIMSVGAFGCFNIECCGFSEAFPGMYVSLAILAGLFRIPLFREYIMAAGLCPVSKPSLGHLLSKSGTGNAVVIVIGGAAESLASHPGVQTVLVKQRKGFVRLALEYGADLVPVYSFGETELFQQVTFSEGSWGRRFQALFKKIMGFAPCLFIGERWAVLPSRTPITTVVGSPIPVPQRIAPTEEEVEHYHKLYMDALLDLFHEHKVSCGLSESHKLCLM